Proteins encoded within one genomic window of Episyrphus balteatus chromosome 1, idEpiBalt1.1, whole genome shotgun sequence:
- the LOC129907787 gene encoding uncharacterized protein LOC129907787 isoform X1, whose product MQCLGTQRLQSNTTLSCANNIVTMAKHKAILNISSRINGLTATIEALVIPQITGLLPDKKIDIKEWNIPNNINLSDPQFNVPQRVDLLLGVDLFYKILCVGQIKLGPNLPALQNTLFGWVVAGQLPKSNNQSTSNRLSFAIRDTPQESETDEALSKSLQILWEIESFNCQTDVLSTEERECENHFVSNYSRLESGRFSVRLPFKQNPNLLGNSYDISKRRLLSLERRFRKNPDLFQQYSAFMNEMLLNSHMELVNNLDLTSPHYFLPHHCVIKLSSSSTKLRVVCDATAKTSAGKSLNDILMVGPVIQPDLFSIALRFRRHKFVMTADITKMYHQVRLDESDRRFHYILWRNCESEIAIYRLCTVTFGTACASFLSTRALKQLSVDEGEQFPAAAKAISSEFYVDDLITGCDSLNELKALKSELISLLGKGGFILKKWCANSVEILEGIPKTDREQCFKIKGKEVIKTLGTYWNPVEDNFHYEITPLLSECITKRTVLSDIAHLFDPLGLINPVIVLAKMFMQQLWRLKLAWDEALPQECHHSWLKFRKGLHELNNLHIHRRVFFGHTDNYQLHAFSDSSEGAFGTCVYIRSVDDDGTVRTNLLCAKSKVAPVRKVTLPRLELCAGAMMVQLVQRLKEIFGSILQHITYWTDSSIALSWIAEESCNWQTFIANRVSFIHQHSSSSQWRHIRSELNPADVISRGSYPSALIQSDLWFRGPSFLNLEESDWISSNAILNAENLQLERKRTKTILKIVIETDFMENIKYHNNYESLLRVVAYLFRYRNNRFKKNIKLFGPLSVAELNKALKGLIKYVQLTSFQREIETFSKGDQLSSRCQINSLSPFLDSEGILRVGGRITNSTLNFDTKLCYCQKTMHSPQFWFVICTRRIFMLVRKRFSTKFVKGFGPYMVRW is encoded by the coding sequence ATGCAGTGTCTTGGAACGCAACGTCTGCAATCAAATACCACCTTATCTTGTGCCAATAACATTGTAACAATGGCTAAACACAAAGCAATTCTTAACATCAGTTCTCGTATCAATGGACTTACAGCTACAATAGAGGCGCTTGTGATACCACAAATAACAGGACTGCTACCtgataaaaaaattgacatcAAAGAATGGAACATtccaaataatattaatttatctGATCCACAATTTAATGTTCCTCAGCGTGTAGATCTGCTTCTTGGCGTGgatttgttttacaaaatacTATGCGTAGGACAGATTAAATTAGGACCGAACTTACCTGCGTTGCAAAACACGTTATTTGGGTGGGTAGTAGCCGGTCAACTTCCAAAATCCAATAATCAGAGCACTTCCAACAGACTTAGTTTCGCTATTAGAGACACTCCGCAAGAATCCGAAACCGATGAAGCACTAAGCAAATCGTTACAAATACTTTGGGAAATTGAAAGCTTCAACTGTCAAACAGATGTTCTGTCAACAGAAGAAAGGGAATGCGAAAATCATTTTGTGAGCAACTATTCGCGCTTAGAGTCTGGTCGTTTCAGTGTGAGACTTCCCTTCAAGCAGAATCCAAACTTATTAGGGAATTCTTATGATATATCCAAAAGGAGGCTTCTGTCCCTCGAAAGAAGATTCCGTAAAAACCCAGACCTGTTTCAACAATACTCTGCCTTTATGAACGAAATGCTGCTGAACTCTCACATGGAATTGGTAAACAATTTAGACCTCACCTCCCCACATTATTTTCTCCCCCATCACTGCGTCATAAAGCTATCAAGCTCATCTACAAAATTACGAGTGGTGTGCGATGCTACTGCCAAAACGAGTGCTGGGAAATCATTAAATGATATTCTAATGGTAGGTCCTGTTATTCAGCCAGATTTATTCTCCATCGCTCTGAGATTTCGGAGACACAAATTTGTGATGACAGCTGatataacaaaaatgtatcaCCAAGTGCGATTAGATGAGTCTGATAGACGATTTCATTACATTTTATGGAGAAATTGTGAGAGCGAGATTGCCATTTATCGTTTGTGCACAGTCACTTTTGGCACTGCTTGTGCTTCATTTTTATCAACTCGTGCATTAAAACAACTGTCTGTCGATGAAGGGGAACAATTTCCTGCAGCGGCTAAAGCTATAAGCTCTGAGTTTTATGTCGACGATTTGATCACTGGTTGTGATTCTCTCAATGAATTAAAGGCTTTAAAGTCAGAATTAATATCGTTGCTGGGCAAAGGTGGCTTCATACTTAAAAAATGGTGTGCAAACTCTGTTGAAATCTTAGAAGGAATTCCAAAAACTGATCGTGAGCAATGTTTCAAGATAAAAGGTAAAGAGGTAATCAAAACATTAGGTACCTATTGGAACCCAGTCGAAGACAATTTTCACTATGAGATAACTCCTCTGCTTTCAGAGTGCATAACAAAAAGAACAGTTCTTTCCGATATTGCACATCTATTTGACCCTTTGGGTCTTATAAACCCTGTCATCGTTCTTGCTAAGATGTTTATGCAACAGCTGTGGCGTCTGAAGCTTGCGTGGGATGAAGCACTGCCCCAAGAATGTCATCACTCATGGTTAAAGTTTCGAAAAGGTCTACATGAGCTCAACAATCTGCATATTCATCGCCGTGTATTTTTTGGTCATACAGATAATTATCAGCTTCATGCATTTTCAGACAGCTCAGAAGGTGCATTTGGTACATGTGTATATATACGTTCTGTAGATGATGATGGTACTGTAAGAACTAACCTGTTATGTGCCAAATCTAAAGTAGCACCGGTGCGTAAGGTTACACTACCACGTCTGGAGTTGTGTGCCGGAGCGATGATGGTTCAGCTTGTGCAACGACTAAAAGAGATTTTCGGTTCCATCTTACAGCACATAACTTATTGGACGGACTCGTCAATTGCTCTGAGTTGGATCGCTGAGGAATCATGTAACTGGCAGACCTTCATAGCCAATCGCGTTTCATTTATTCATCAACACTCTTCAAGTTCTCAATGGCGACACATTCGTTCGGAATTGAATCCTGCGGACGTGATATCGAGAGGATCATATCCGTCAGCATTAATTCAAAGCGACCTGTGGTTCAGAGGACCTTCTTTTCTGAATCTGGAAGAAAGCGATTGGATTTCCtcaaatgcaattttgaatGCTGAAAACCTGCAGCTTGAACGAAAAAGAACCAAAACGATTTTAAAGATTGTTATAGAAACTGATTTTATGGAAAACATAAAATACCACAACAATTACGAGTCTCTACTCAGAGTAGTTGCATACTTGTTCAGATACAGAAACAATCGCttcaagaaaaatattaagttaTTTGGACCGCTAAGTGTCGCAGAACTCAACAAAGCTCTGAAAGGTTTGATAAAATACGTTCAGCTCACAAGTTTTCAAAGAGAAATCGAAACATTTTCTAAAGGCGATCAGCTGTCCTCAAGATGTCAGATCAACTCGCTTTCACCATTCCTGGATTCTGAGGGAATACTTCGTGTAGGAGGCAGAATAACTAATTCGACTCTGAACTTCGACACAAAGTTATGTTATTGCCAAAAGACCATGCATTCACCACAGTTTTGGTTCGTCATCTGCACGAGAAGAATTTTCATGCTGGTCCGCAAGCGCTTCTCAACAAAGTTCGTGAAAGGTTTTGGCCCATACATGGTAAGATGGTGA